Genomic segment of Myxococcales bacterium:
TGGCCAAGAGATGGACTGCCAACTGGAAGGGTGATGTCGAAGAGCGTGATGCAGCCTTCGCGTTGCTATCGAAGCGTGCGGCACCGCTTCTATTCTTCTACGCATTTGGTTTTTCGTTTTTCATATTCGATCAAGTGATGTCCATGGAGCAGACCTGGTTCTCGACCCTGTTCGGCGCCTATGTGACCTGGGGAGGTATTCTCTCGGCGGTCGCGGCGGTTGCGCTCTGTTGCACGTTCTACAAGAGTGCTCCGGGCTTCGAGGGGTTGATCACCGAGGATCGGATGCACGACATCGGCAAACTGATGTTCGCCTTCTCGATCTTCTGGATGTACCTCTTCTGGTCGCAGTACCTGGTGATCTGGTACGGCAACCTTCCGGAAGAGACCCAGTTCTTCATGGATCGCCTGGGCAATCAGTTCGTGATCGACAAGGGCGCCGTCAGCGCGGCGTCCTGGGCCAAGGCGTGGTCGAGTTGGGACTTCGATTGGACACGACTGAACAACGCCTATGGCTGGACCGCGATGACGACCTGGGCCTGTCTCTGGATCATTCCGTTCTGGGTTCTTTTGAGTCAAGTGGCCAAGAAGACCACTTGGGTTCTCGGTCCTGTTGCCGCGATCGTTCTGTTCGGCTTCTGGCTCGAACGCAACCTGCTGATATGGCCTTCGGTCATCAAGAACGACAGCACTTCGTACCTCGGCATGTACCAGATCCTGATCGCCCTCGGATTCTTTGGCGCGTACGGTTTCGTGTTCCTGGTCTACACGAGGGTATTTCCGACGATCGCGGTCGCCAAGAAGGACTGACTCGATCGCGAAGGCGATATTCGAAGCGTGAGTTCTGAAACTCTCACCGACGACGGAACTCCAGACCGCGTGGCTGATGAGGAGCGAGTTGCGCTGTCTCGCCGCGGAATGGAATTCATTTTGGGCGAGGACGCCCTTCGCCTTCCTGCTCCGCGGAGTTGGCTGCACTCCAAGACAATTCCGTATCGCGACATCACGCACTTTGCCGCGACGCGATACGGTTTCTGGCTGGGAACCCGCAAGGACATCATGTCGTTTCGCCGCGGCCGCTTTCGCGACGACGACGGTCCCGAGCGCCTGACAGAATGCCTTTCTCGAGCGATCGCTCGGCAACCCTTCGGATTGGAACAACTCGCCCGAGTTTCCCAGGTGCATGGCTTTGCCCGCCGACCGGCGCCCCAGAGAGTCGCGCGCTGGTTCTCGTTCTTCTGCATCGTGGTCTATTTGGTGCAGTATCGAGACCCGTTCGTCGAACAAATTGCTGCGTTGAATCCGCTTCTCATAGACGCGGGCCAGTTTTGGCGCATTGTGAGTGCCAACTTTTTGCACGGAGTATCGACCGTTCCCCTGCACCTCATCTTGAATCTGCTTGGCCTGCTGGGTTTGTCGCTGCTTGTCGAGCGACCCCTGGGCCCGCTCCGCACCGGGGTCGTGATGGGCGCATCAGGGTTCGTGGCCATGCTGTCGAGCTATGCCGCCAGCCAGAACCCCGTGATGGGGGCGTCGGGCATTGTGATGGGGTTGGCCGGAGCGGCGCTGTGTCTCGAATTGAATCACAGTGATCGGCTTCCCGTCTGGTGGCGCGTGCCGCGCAGACCGTTTATCGCCCTGCTGTTGATGGAGGGCTTCACGGGCTTCACACTTCCCTTTGTCGCGGGCGAAGCACATCTGGGAGGTTTTGTCGCGGGCTACTGCACGACTCGTCTCTTAGCCGGAAAGGCCGTGATGTTGCACCCGGCAGGACCTTGGGTTCGGCGCTTCGCCTGGGGGATTGCCGGGCTGACGGCGCTTGCTTTGGTGAACGTGGGGACGCTGGTACTGCGTGAGTCGCACGCTCTCGAGGATTATGCATGGCAATTGCTGGCGGTATCGGAAATGGGTGCCAGCAGCGATAACGAGATCGCCTGGCGCATGGCGACCGAGAGTGACGCCAACGCGGAGCAACTGCTGGCGGCCCTGGAACTCGCCGAGCGTGCGGCCGACCGCACGGAGTACAGTGATCCGACCATTCTCGACACCTTGGCCGAAGTATTATTCGTGCGTGGCGACCGCGATGGCGCGCTGCGGATCATCGACGAAGCCATTCGCATTACCCGGGGAGAGGACTACTACGTCCAACAACGCCGTCGCTATGTCGGAGAGCGCGCATTCGACGATCGCCCAGCGCCACCGCTTCCCTGGCACCTGCGCGCACGAGAGTTGCTGGACGAACTCGATCCAGAGGGCATCCTGATCTGAAGAATGATCCCGGTCGAGACCGGATCATGGACGACGTGTCTTGACCTCTTCGCCGTCCGCCGCGATGACGATGTCGCCGCTGTAGGTCTTTCTCACAGTGCTCGACACCTCGAAGTCATAGAACGGTGGCGGGCGCATTCTGTACAAGACCAGGGTGCCGACCTTGGCCCGCTCCGCGATGCCGCCCACGTCGATCAGGGCGGTGTGAAGTGCGGCTTCGAGTCGCAGCAACTCGGGGTCGATCGTGATGCCGGCTTCTTCGGCAGTGTCGGCATCGGGAATGATCGTCGCTTCGTGGAAGAGCACATCGGCGCCCATGGCGGTTTCG
This window contains:
- a CDS encoding rhomboid family intramembrane serine protease; this translates as MSSETLTDDGTPDRVADEERVALSRRGMEFILGEDALRLPAPRSWLHSKTIPYRDITHFAATRYGFWLGTRKDIMSFRRGRFRDDDGPERLTECLSRAIARQPFGLEQLARVSQVHGFARRPAPQRVARWFSFFCIVVYLVQYRDPFVEQIAALNPLLIDAGQFWRIVSANFLHGVSTVPLHLILNLLGLLGLSLLVERPLGPLRTGVVMGASGFVAMLSSYAASQNPVMGASGIVMGLAGAALCLELNHSDRLPVWWRVPRRPFIALLLMEGFTGFTLPFVAGEAHLGGFVAGYCTTRLLAGKAVMLHPAGPWVRRFAWGIAGLTALALVNVGTLVLRESHALEDYAWQLLAVSEMGASSDNEIAWRMATESDANAEQLLAALELAERAADRTEYSDPTILDTLAEVLFVRGDRDGALRIIDEAIRITRGEDYYVQQRRRYVGERAFDDRPAPPLPWHLRARELLDELDPEGILI